The following are encoded together in the bacterium genome:
- a CDS encoding [Fe-Fe] hydrogenase large subunit C-terminal domain-containing protein, with protein sequence MDAGQQLVATIPERCRLCYTCVRDCPAKAIRITGGQAEVVAERCIGCGNCVKVCRRNAKQVAGSIDDVRRLLAGPRPVAAAVAPSFPAEFLDLTHGRVVAALRALGFDLVCEVAFGADLVARRYAELISRHPGRRYIATTCPAIVSYVEKFEPELVPNLAPVVSPMVATARALRRRHGDDLAVVFIGPCIAKKVEAVREGIAGDVEAALTFAELHRFLSEAGIDPSQCEPSDFDGPAPGLGALFPISRGLLQAAGLTEDLLGNEVVAGTGPDTFMEAIDEFRDGVLDVQLLELLSCKGCIMGAGMTTRAPLFRRRTAVSSYVRERLWVPSGERRRAELEEFASLDLKAVYAPHDTRMSQPSPRELSAIMERLGKSTPEDELDCGACGYRTCREHAVAIHTGMAENEMCLPHTIERLKDSLDEINVSHRELASTQQALINAEKLASMGQLSAGIAHEVNNPLGVVLLYANMLLDEAPAGSPLREDLLMIVEQADRCKKVVGGLLNFARKSKVVRRRVHVPELVDRALKAVITPPGVELTVEHRLDDPYADLDGDQIVQVLTNLAVNAVEAMPVGGRLRVVTEGDAERVTLRVVDTGTGIPREIIKKIFEPLFTTKQIGKGTGLGLAVSYGIVKMHQGQVQVFSNADPREGPTGTTFVVTLPRAAKGEPA encoded by the coding sequence ATGGATGCCGGCCAGCAGCTCGTCGCCACGATCCCCGAGCGGTGCCGCCTGTGCTACACCTGCGTGCGCGACTGCCCCGCCAAGGCCATCCGCATCACCGGCGGCCAGGCCGAGGTGGTGGCCGAGCGCTGCATCGGCTGCGGCAACTGCGTGAAGGTCTGCCGCCGCAACGCCAAGCAGGTGGCCGGCTCGATCGACGACGTGCGCCGCCTGCTGGCCGGGCCGCGCCCGGTGGCGGCGGCCGTCGCGCCGAGCTTCCCGGCCGAGTTCCTCGACCTCACGCACGGGCGGGTCGTGGCCGCGCTGCGCGCGCTCGGCTTCGACCTGGTCTGCGAGGTCGCCTTCGGCGCCGACCTGGTCGCCCGCCGCTACGCCGAGCTGATCAGCCGCCACCCCGGCCGCCGCTACATCGCGACGACCTGCCCCGCCATCGTCTCCTACGTGGAGAAGTTCGAGCCCGAACTGGTGCCCAACCTGGCGCCGGTGGTCTCGCCCATGGTCGCCACCGCCCGCGCCCTGCGCCGCCGCCACGGCGACGACCTGGCTGTGGTCTTCATCGGCCCCTGCATCGCCAAGAAGGTCGAGGCCGTGCGCGAGGGGATCGCCGGCGACGTCGAGGCGGCGCTGACCTTCGCCGAGCTGCACCGCTTCCTGTCCGAGGCCGGGATCGACCCGTCGCAGTGCGAGCCCTCGGACTTCGACGGGCCCGCGCCGGGGCTGGGCGCGCTGTTCCCCATCAGCCGCGGCCTGCTGCAGGCGGCCGGCCTGACCGAGGACCTGCTCGGCAACGAGGTCGTGGCCGGGACCGGCCCCGACACGTTCATGGAGGCGATCGACGAGTTCCGCGACGGCGTGCTGGACGTGCAGCTGCTGGAGCTGCTGTCGTGCAAGGGCTGCATCATGGGCGCGGGCATGACCACCCGGGCGCCGCTGTTCCGGCGGCGCACCGCGGTCAGCAGCTACGTGCGCGAGCGGCTCTGGGTCCCGAGCGGGGAGCGGCGCCGCGCCGAGCTGGAGGAGTTCGCCAGCCTCGACCTGAAGGCGGTCTACGCCCCCCACGACACGCGCATGTCGCAGCCGTCGCCGCGCGAGCTGTCCGCGATCATGGAGCGCCTGGGCAAGTCCACGCCCGAGGACGAGCTGGACTGCGGCGCCTGCGGCTACCGCACGTGCCGCGAGCACGCCGTGGCCATCCACACGGGCATGGCCGAGAACGAGATGTGCCTGCCCCACACCATCGAGCGCCTCAAGGATTCCCTCGACGAGATCAACGTGTCCCACCGCGAGCTGGCCAGCACCCAGCAGGCGCTGATCAACGCCGAGAAGCTCGCCAGCATGGGCCAGCTCTCGGCCGGCATCGCGCACGAGGTGAACAACCCGCTGGGCGTGGTCCTGCTCTACGCCAACATGCTGCTGGACGAGGCGCCGGCCGGCTCGCCGCTGCGCGAGGACCTGCTGATGATCGTGGAGCAGGCCGATCGCTGCAAGAAGGTGGTCGGCGGCCTGCTGAACTTCGCCCGCAAGAGCAAGGTCGTGCGCCGCCGCGTCCACGTGCCGGAGCTGGTCGACCGCGCGCTCAAGGCGGTCATCACGCCCCCGGGCGTCGAGCTGACCGTCGAGCACCGCCTCGACGACCCCTACGCCGATCTCGACGGCGACCAGATCGTCCAGGTGCTCACCAACCTGGCCGTCAACGCGGTCGAGGCCATGCCCGTCGGCGGCCGCCTGCGGGTCGTCACCGAGGGCGACGCCGAGCGCGTGACGCTGCGGGTCGTCGACACCGGGACCGGCATCCCCCGCGAGATCATCAAGAAGATCTTCGAACCACTGTTCACCACCAAGCAGATCGGCAAGGGCACGGGCCTCGGCCTGGCCGTCTCCTACGGCATCGTCAAGATGCACCAGGGGCAGGTCCAGGTCTTCTCGAACGCGGACCCCCGCGAGGGGCCCACCGGCACGACCTTCGTCGTGACCCTGCCGCGCGCCGCCAAGGGAGAACCGGCATGA
- a CDS encoding ATP-binding protein: protein MTVETLRVLIVDDEPGMRLGAARVLSRHAQSLPELGVEVRFEVETAADAGGALAQLAAAPWDLLLLDYKLPDRTGLEVLDEIRSRGIDVVTVMVTAYASLEVAVSATKNGAFDFLAKPFTPDELKSVVEKASRTVLAHRRALALAEEKRQVRFQFIRVLAHELKAPLGVVDSYLRMVQDRALGDELAAYDRPVERALVRIDGMRRMIVDLLDLTRLESGQKRRDLAAVDVVEEARCGLEGVTAAAAARGIATELHAPEALPMRADRGELGIIFNNLLTNAVKYNRDGGRVDLTVRPAGDGGVEIEVRDTGVGMAPADVARLFGEFVRIKNEKTKGIEGSGLGLSILRKLAELYGGAVAVTSEPDVGTTFTVTLAAAPEGTEP, encoded by the coding sequence GTGACCGTCGAGACGCTGCGGGTGCTGATCGTCGACGACGAACCCGGGATGCGGCTGGGCGCCGCCCGCGTGCTGTCGCGCCACGCGCAGTCCCTGCCGGAGCTGGGCGTCGAGGTGCGCTTCGAGGTCGAGACCGCCGCCGACGCCGGCGGGGCCCTGGCGCAGCTCGCGGCCGCTCCCTGGGACCTGCTGCTGCTGGACTACAAGCTGCCCGACCGCACGGGGCTCGAGGTGCTCGACGAGATCCGCAGCCGCGGGATCGACGTGGTGACGGTCATGGTCACGGCCTACGCCTCGCTGGAGGTCGCCGTCAGCGCCACCAAGAACGGGGCCTTCGACTTCCTGGCCAAGCCGTTCACGCCCGACGAGCTCAAGTCCGTCGTGGAGAAGGCCTCGCGCACGGTCCTGGCGCACCGCCGCGCCCTGGCCCTGGCCGAAGAGAAGCGGCAGGTCCGCTTCCAGTTCATCCGCGTCCTGGCCCACGAGCTGAAGGCCCCGCTCGGCGTCGTCGATTCGTACCTGCGCATGGTCCAGGACCGCGCCCTGGGCGACGAGCTCGCCGCCTACGACCGGCCGGTCGAGCGCGCGCTGGTCCGCATCGACGGCATGCGCCGCATGATCGTCGACCTGCTGGACCTCACGCGCCTCGAGTCGGGCCAGAAGCGCCGCGACCTCGCGGCGGTCGACGTCGTGGAGGAGGCGCGCTGCGGCCTGGAGGGCGTGACCGCCGCCGCCGCCGCCCGCGGCATCGCCACGGAACTGCACGCGCCGGAGGCCCTGCCCATGCGGGCCGACCGCGGCGAGCTGGGCATCATCTTCAACAACCTGCTGACCAACGCCGTGAAGTACAACCGCGACGGCGGCCGCGTCGACCTGACCGTCCGGCCCGCGGGCGACGGCGGCGTCGAGATCGAGGTGCGCGACACCGGCGTCGGCATGGCGCCCGCGGACGTGGCCCGCCTGTTCGGCGAATTCGTGCGCATCAAGAACGAGAAGACCAAGGGGATCGAGGGCTCCGGCCTGGGCCTCTCGATCCTGCGCAAGCTCGCCGAGCTGTACGGCGGCGCCGTGGCGGTGACGAGCGAGCCGGACGTCGGCACGACCTTCACCGTGACGCTCGCCGCCGCGCCGGAGGGAACGGAGCCATGA
- a CDS encoding NADH-dependent [FeFe] hydrogenase, group A6, whose amino-acid sequence MSATETFRIEVNGRPAEARRGETLLDVCRHAGVDVPTLCHLPDLAPSGACRICVVDVRGRGLVPSCSCPVEPGMSVETNSQSATRARKTIVELLLANHPDDCLYCVRQGECELQDLARRYGVRERRFVTAKNDHHADVSSPSLVRDPAKCILCGKCVRVCEEVMGVAAIDFVRRGSRTLVAPAFERGLNVSTCINCGQCVMVCPTGALHEKSHLKEVQDALDDPAVTVVVQHAPAVSVSLAEEFGLEPGADVEALMVTALRRLGFARVFDTSFAADLTIMEEASELVSRLKGGGRLPMFTSCSPGWIKFVEQSYPDLLPNLSTCKSPQQMMGAVVKRVWAAREGLDPRRIFSVAVMPCVAKKFEAQRPEMGDAHEIPDVDAVLTTRELARLIRVHGLDLARMTPGAPDLPLGERSTAGKLFGGTGGVMEAALRTAHWLVTGREMYHLTVSAVRGLEGVKEARVKLDDVELGVAVVSGLGRARRLIEEIRAGRDDLHFIEVMTCPGGCIGGGGQPLRADPGAILGRLEGLYRIDRSEPVRLSHRNRHVQELYDEVLGAPLGARSHELLHTTYHARDGAV is encoded by the coding sequence ATGAGCGCGACCGAGACGTTCCGCATCGAGGTGAACGGCCGACCCGCCGAGGCCCGGCGCGGCGAGACCCTGCTCGACGTCTGCCGGCACGCCGGCGTGGACGTGCCGACGCTGTGCCACCTGCCCGACCTCGCCCCGTCGGGGGCCTGCCGGATCTGCGTGGTGGACGTGCGCGGGCGCGGGCTGGTGCCCAGCTGCTCGTGCCCGGTCGAGCCCGGCATGAGCGTGGAGACGAACTCGCAGTCGGCCACGCGGGCCCGCAAGACGATCGTCGAGCTGCTGCTGGCCAACCACCCCGACGACTGCCTGTACTGCGTGCGGCAGGGGGAGTGCGAGCTGCAGGACCTCGCCCGGCGCTACGGCGTGCGCGAGCGGCGGTTCGTGACGGCCAAGAACGACCACCACGCGGACGTCTCGAGCCCCTCGCTGGTGCGCGACCCGGCCAAGTGCATCCTCTGCGGCAAGTGCGTGCGCGTCTGCGAGGAGGTCATGGGGGTCGCCGCCATCGACTTCGTCCGCCGCGGCAGCCGGACCCTCGTGGCGCCGGCCTTCGAGCGGGGCCTGAACGTCTCGACCTGCATCAACTGCGGCCAGTGCGTCATGGTCTGCCCGACCGGCGCGCTGCACGAGAAGAGCCACCTGAAGGAGGTCCAGGACGCGCTCGACGACCCGGCCGTCACGGTCGTGGTGCAGCACGCCCCGGCGGTCTCGGTGAGCCTGGCCGAGGAGTTCGGCCTCGAGCCCGGCGCCGACGTCGAGGCCCTGATGGTCACGGCCCTGCGCCGGCTCGGGTTCGCCCGCGTCTTCGACACGTCCTTCGCCGCCGATCTCACGATCATGGAGGAGGCTTCGGAGCTGGTGAGCCGCCTGAAGGGCGGCGGCCGGCTGCCGATGTTCACGAGCTGCTCGCCCGGCTGGATCAAGTTCGTCGAGCAGTCCTACCCCGACCTGCTGCCCAACCTGTCCACCTGCAAGAGCCCCCAGCAGATGATGGGCGCCGTGGTGAAGCGGGTCTGGGCCGCGCGCGAGGGGCTCGACCCGCGGCGGATCTTCAGCGTGGCGGTCATGCCCTGCGTCGCCAAGAAGTTCGAGGCGCAGCGCCCGGAGATGGGCGACGCCCACGAGATCCCCGACGTCGACGCCGTGCTGACCACGCGCGAGCTGGCCCGGCTGATCCGCGTGCACGGGCTGGACCTGGCGCGGATGACGCCGGGCGCCCCCGACCTGCCCCTGGGCGAGCGCAGCACGGCCGGCAAGCTGTTCGGCGGCACCGGCGGCGTCATGGAGGCCGCCCTGCGCACGGCGCACTGGCTGGTCACCGGCCGCGAGATGTACCACCTGACCGTCAGCGCGGTCCGCGGCCTGGAGGGCGTGAAGGAGGCCCGCGTGAAGCTGGACGACGTCGAGCTGGGCGTCGCGGTGGTCAGCGGCCTGGGCCGGGCCCGGCGCCTGATCGAGGAGATCCGCGCCGGCCGCGACGACCTGCACTTCATCGAGGTCATGACCTGCCCCGGCGGCTGCATCGGCGGCGGCGGCCAGCCGCTGCGGGCCGACCCCGGCGCGATCCTGGGCCGGCTGGAGGGCCTCTACCGCATCGACCGCAGCGAGCCGGTGCGCCTGTCGCACCGCAACCGCCACGTGCAGGAGCTCTACGACGAGGTGCTGGGCGCGCCCCTGGGCGCGCGCAGCCACGAGCTGCTGCACACGACCTACCACGCCCGGGACGGGGCGGTCTGA
- a CDS encoding response regulator: MTDAHDRSYAGRTALVVDDDPDVLEQIRLFLERLGFRVLAGESQAEGEALIAAAAPDLCIFDLMMEHHDSGFVLAHLMKKKSPQTPVILVTGVAHETGYTFDAATAEMRRWVKADAVLDKDIRFEQLAAEIARLVQP, from the coding sequence ATGACCGACGCACACGACCGCAGCTACGCCGGGCGCACCGCCCTGGTCGTCGACGACGATCCCGACGTCCTGGAGCAGATCCGGCTCTTCCTGGAGCGGCTCGGCTTCCGGGTCCTCGCCGGCGAGAGCCAGGCCGAGGGGGAGGCCCTCATCGCCGCCGCCGCGCCCGACCTCTGCATCTTCGACCTGATGATGGAGCACCACGACAGCGGCTTCGTGCTGGCCCACCTCATGAAGAAGAAGAGCCCCCAGACTCCGGTTATCTTAGTGACCGGCGTGGCGCACGAGACCGGCTACACCTTCGACGCCGCCACCGCGGAGATGCGCCGCTGGGTGAAGGCCGACGCGGTGCTGGACAAGGACATCCGCTTCGAGCAGCTCGCGGCCGAGATCGCCCGGCTGGTGCAGCCGTGA